DNA from Hyphomicrobiales bacterium:
TTGACCGAGCGCGACAATCGCTGGCGTCGGTGCGCCGCCGTTTGACCATCGATATCCTGCAACATGAAGGCGGGCTGGACGCGTGGAAGGCCGAGCGGGCTAGCAAGATCCATCGTGTCGCGCACGCCATGGGCGACATCATTGATGGTGGGGCATTGACGGTGTCCAAGCTCTCGGTGGCGGGCGGGCTGCTTGACGACCTCTCCTGAACCTCACTTGGACCACATGGCTGAAGTGGCCGACAGCCTTTCCGATCCTCCTGCGGACCGGAAAGGCGTCTTTGGCTGGATCTTTTTCGATGCGGCCATGCAGCCTTGGTTCACGCTGGTCACCACCTTCGTGTTCGGGCCCTATGTGGTGTCAGCGCTCGCCGCTTCGCCGGCTGAGGGCCAAGCCATGTGGGGCTATGCGGCTGGTTTCGCCGGGCTAACGATCGCGCTTCTTTCACCGCCTCTTGGCGCCATTGCTGACGCAGCCGGTCCGCGCAAACCCTGGATTGCGCTGCTCGGCTTGATCATGGCGGTTTGCGCTTGCGGCCTTTGGTTTGCTGAGCCGCGGGTGCCCTATGGGCTGACGTTGGCGCTTGTCTTGTTCGCGGTCGGCACGGTCGCTGCTGAAATGGCCGGCGTGTTCAACAATGCGATGATGCCAAGCCTTGTTCCCCCCGACCGGCTCGGCCGCTTGTCGGCTCATGGTTGGGCGTCGGGGTATGTGGCGGCGGTGGTTTCGATCCTCATTGCGCTTGGCCTCTTGGTCGGCGCGCCCGACACTGGACTGACGATCCTTGGTCTGGAACCGCTGTTCGGTCTCGACCCGACCACGCGCGAGGGGGACCGGGCGGTTGGGCCGATGACGGCGATCTGGTTTGCGCTCCTCGTGCTCCCCTTGATGCATTTCACGCCCGACCGACCGGTGATGATGCCGATACGTCAGGCTGTCGGCCAAGGGCTTGCCGATTTGCGCGCCGGGCTGGCGGCGCTGAAGGGTGACAAGCCGCTGACAACCTTTCTCATCGCGCACATGATCTATGCCGATGGGTTGGTGGCGCTGTTTGCCTTTGGCGGCATCTATGGCACCGGCGTCTTTGGCTGGACGATCACCGAGGTTGGTTTGTTCGGCATTCTATTGACGTTGACTGGCACAGTAGGCGCGCTCGTCGGCGGTCCGCTTGAGGATAGGGTCGGCGCCAAGCCGGTTATTCTGACCAGCCTTGTGGTGCTGACGCTTGCCAGCCTTTCGGTGGTGAGCCTCAGTGCCGACCGCATGTTTTTCGTCATCCCAGTCGCACCAGCCGAGGGACTTTTTGCGACAACGCCGGAGAAACTCTACCTGTTGCTCGGGGGTCTGATGGGCGCGGCGGCTGGGCCCTTGCAAGCCTCTTCGCGGACCTTGCTTGCTCGCCTGGCTCCTGTTGAGGCGCGGGCGCGAACGTTCGGCCTGTTCGCCCTCTCCGGCAAGGTGACGAGTTTTATTGGGCCGTGGGCCGTCGCGACGATGACGGCTCTGACGCTTGATCAACGCGCCGGTATTTCGGTGCTTATCCTGTTTTTCGTCGCCGGTGGCCTGCTGCTTTTGCGGGTCAATGTGCGTGGTGTAAGCCAATAGAGGCTTGATCCGCGACGGTTTTTGGCCAAATCTTTGTATCAGGGCCGAAGCAGGGGATTCCGTTTGATGATCTTTCAGCGCTCGATTGCCACACTCCTTGGAGCGATGGTGTTCGGTTTTGCTCCGGTCGCCAGCACGGCCGTGGCCCAGGAGCAACTGCCACAACCGCTTCAGCCCATGCGGTTTTTGCTCGTCGAAGATGATGTCGATTGTGACACGTGCCGCTACATTCGCGCCGTGGGTGACATCGAAGATTTCACCGCTGCCCAGTTCCGCGACTTCATCAAAGCCTACCGGTTAGAAGGCCAAGGGCTGACAGTGGTTTTTAGCTCTCCTG
Protein-coding regions in this window:
- a CDS encoding MFS transporter gives rise to the protein MAEVADSLSDPPADRKGVFGWIFFDAAMQPWFTLVTTFVFGPYVVSALAASPAEGQAMWGYAAGFAGLTIALLSPPLGAIADAAGPRKPWIALLGLIMAVCACGLWFAEPRVPYGLTLALVLFAVGTVAAEMAGVFNNAMMPSLVPPDRLGRLSAHGWASGYVAAVVSILIALGLLVGAPDTGLTILGLEPLFGLDPTTREGDRAVGPMTAIWFALLVLPLMHFTPDRPVMMPIRQAVGQGLADLRAGLAALKGDKPLTTFLIAHMIYADGLVALFAFGGIYGTGVFGWTITEVGLFGILLTLTGTVGALVGGPLEDRVGAKPVILTSLVVLTLASLSVVSLSADRMFFVIPVAPAEGLFATTPEKLYLLLGGLMGAAAGPLQASSRTLLARLAPVEARARTFGLFALSGKVTSFIGPWAVATMTALTLDQRAGISVLILFFVAGGLLLLRVNVRGVSQ